In Solanum pennellii chromosome 3, SPENNV200, a single window of DNA contains:
- the LOC107013764 gene encoding uncharacterized protein LOC107013764 has product MGRAITKQKLFAGMNYLLCVVGFVVLLAIAGADGAGECGRNSPDMEAMKLIPCAEAASDANASVSRSCCLQIQKLGQNPKCLCAVMLSNTAKSSGANPEVAITIPKRCNLANRPVGYKCGPYTLP; this is encoded by the exons ATGGGAAGGgcaataacaaaacaaaaattatttgcaGGAATGAACTACTTGTTGTGTGTTGTAGGATTTGTTGTGCTACTGGCCATTGCTGGAGCTGATGGAGCCGGTGAATGCGGGAGAAATTCTCCAGATATGGAAGCCATGAAATTGATTCCTTGCGCAGAAGCAGCATCGGATGCGAATGCATCCGTTTCAAGGAGTTGTTGTTTACAAATACAGAAATTGGGACAGAACCCGAAATGTCTCTGTGCTGTTATGCTCTCAAATACTGCTAAAAGCTCTGGAGCTAATCCTGAAGTTGCGATAACCATCCCCAAGCGTTGTAACCTAGCCAATCGTCCCGTTGGCTATAAGTGTGGAC CTTACACACTGCCTTGA